The following coding sequences lie in one Fusarium poae strain DAOMC 252244 chromosome 1, whole genome shotgun sequence genomic window:
- a CDS encoding hypothetical protein (BUSCO:42672at5125) has product MSSAIPSHQMAQAPTPYIPSRDSMDRHDYGITKNRKASSTGGGRAWSDEEESYLIQTRLQKMPYKYIAAHLKKTELACRLHYHQLSHGSNRRNKRAASVSSGASMEISQTHNVNIPSPARETVSRSASPGGSMRSYSPPPYNTSNNSSHIQLPSIVGPSEVPRLPSILPKPTGMPLPPPASHQSYNTPAVDVPVQMPHASFHRAASYPRTTPPLRLDCSVAPTPAVVPSPPAHNASHVDLSRLHSIYSSHRSSFWSTIANEYGPSASPSVLEQAWKTGTCCSPSSLTPITPTSSPGQAEKDAQNQTYQKGHDKTRISSILGIDADPRTARDRDIVRRLEEERFGMMQTAH; this is encoded by the exons ATGAGCTCAGCCATTCCTTCTCACCAGATGGCTCAGGCCCCCACGCCTTATATCCCATCAAGGGATTCCATGGACCGCCACGATTATGGCATCACAAAGAACCGCAAGGCTTCATCGACTGGCGGTGGACGTGCTTGGAGTGACGAGGAG GAGTCATATCTCATCCAGACTCGACTCCAAAAGATGCCTTACAAGTACATTGCTGCCCACCTCAAGAAGACAGAGCTGGCATGCCGTCTTCATTACCACCAGCTTTCTCATGGCAGCAACAGACGCAACAAGCGTGCTGCCTCTGTCTCATCGGGTGCCTCGATGGAAATCTCTCAGACTCACAACGTGAACATCCCAAGCCCAGCACGCGAGACTGTCTCTCGCTCCGCCTCGCCCGGTGGAAGCATGCGAAGCTACAGCCCTCCTCCCTacaacaccagcaacaacTCTAGCCACATCCAACTCCCCAGCATTGTTGGCCCCAGTGAGGTGCCCAGATTACCATCAATCCTCCCCAAGCCTACTGGCATGCCGCTCCCTCCTCCTGCTTCCCACCAGTCATATAACACGCCCGCTGTCGACGTTCCAGTGCAGATGCCCCATGCTTCTTTCCACCGAGCAGCATCTTATCCTAGGACAACGCCTCCTCTGCGCCTTGATTGTTCAGTTGCTCCCACACCTGCAGTTGTGCCTTCGCCTCCCGCTCACAACGCCTCGCATGTCGATCTTTCCCGCCTTCACTCCATCTACTCTTCCCACCGCTCCTCATTCTGGTCCACCATCGCCAACGAGTATGGACCGTCGGCGTCTCCCAGTGTCCTGGAGCAGGCTTGGAAGACTGGCACTTGCTGCAGCCCCTCGTCTCTGACACCCATCACTCCCACTTCCAGCCCAGGGCAGGCCGAGAAGGACGCACAGAACCAGACCTATCAAAAGGGACATGACAAGACACGGATCTCATCAATCCTCGGCATTGATGCTGACCCTCGCACCGCTCGCGATCGGGATATTGTGAGACGGCTGGAAGAGGAGCGTTTCGGTATGATGCAGACCGCTCACTGA
- a CDS encoding hypothetical protein (BUSCO:54764at5125) translates to MARRNDQHQFQQYAQPNMAPQQQQPPQQQQHHPAPVQPPMNVPQQPPNGPAPPQQTPTPTPAPAGRQRKRPAPSAAPPPATVAAPAPVTPSQVQPPVAAPPAPQTVIPQPPPQAPTDDANAQVIAPPPAKKSRTNTPWTPQEELRLKQMRDAGNSWAEIAKTFPTRTEGSVKKHWYKDMHYAEFAEDESQALLNAIKEYENNKWKVIGQKVGKPAKACEQYAKEHFPDLFNNSKR, encoded by the exons ATGGCCCGTCGTAATGACCAACATCAATTCCAGCAGTACGCTCAGCCTAATATGGCAccgcagcaacagcagcccccccagcagcaacaacatcacCCAGCGCCTGTTCAACCTCCCATGAATGTTCCTCAGCAACCCCCTAATGGTCCTGCGCCGCCCCAGCAAACGCCTACGCCTACGCCTGCTCCGGCAGGTCGGCAGCGGAAACGGCCAGCACCTTCcgctgctcctcctccgGCCACAGTTGCCGCTCCTGCACCTGTCACTCCCTCCCAAGTCCAGCCACCTGTGGCAGCTCCGCCTGCACCTCAGACAGTGATCCCCCAACCTCCGCCTCAAGCCCCTACAGATGATGCGAATGCGCAAGTAATTGCACCTCCACCGGCAAAGAAGAGCCGGACCAACACCCCCTGGACACCGCAAGAAGAGCTTCGCCTGAAGCAGATGCGAGATGCTGGCAACAGCTGGGCAGAAATCGCCAAA ACTTTCCCCACCCGCACGGAAGGATCCGTCAAAAAGCATTGGTACAAG GACATGCATTATGCAGAATTTGCAGAGGACGAG AGTCAAGCGTTGTTGAACGCAATCAAGGAGTACGAGAACAACAAGTGGAAGGTGATTGGGCAGAAGGTCGGGAAGCCTGCCAAG GCTTGCGAGCAGTACGCCAAAGAACATTTCCCGG ATCTGTTCAACAATTCCAAAAGGTAG
- a CDS encoding hypothetical protein (SECRETED:SignalP(1-18)~BUSCO:28531at5125~CAZy:GH16): protein MLRSLVVAALLGASSVAAVKCTRDSHCPEDSPCCSTYGECGVGAYCLGGCDPTMSFSLDSCVPAPVCQDRKMKMNSLDRIVDIGKYLGDSDKADWVAQGEPVVFKDNVLLTMPKDSVGTLLSSTVYMWYGNVKARFKTSRGAGVITAFILFSDVKDEIDYEFVGTELSDAQTNYYFQGITNYENSENITLSDTFANYHDYEIRWTPDKIEWWVDGKMGRSLDKKDTWNATSKNFMFPQTPSRVQLSLWPGGKEGNAEGTIAWAGGPIDWDHPDIQKSGYYYSAFSDVEIECFKTKSAPGTNSGKSYWYNNEVATNDTIVDGDKRHTIASLMATGEDMDKGKKKEEKKKEDKSKDDDKDKDDKDKDKDDDEDDDDEPATIPGGSNGAPTNDHSDGDDSSSGSGSSSGSAPKGNPEGTDDTEPADTTNCDTSSFNQECGKSGSSKSSSEDGGSNAGSRNGASALAIIIAGGALFWL, encoded by the exons ATGTTGCGATCACTCGTTGTCGCTGCCCTTTTGGGCGCTAGCTCTGTCGCTGCTGTCAAGTGCACGCGCGACAGTCACTGCCCCGAGGACTCTCCTTGCTGCTCCA CCTACGGTGAATGCGGCGTTGGCGCCTACTGCCTTGGTGGTTGCGATCCAACAATGTCCTTCTCTCTCGACTCTTGTGTTCCTGCTCCCGTCTGCCAGGATcgcaagatgaagatgaactCTCTTGATAGGATTGTCGATATCGGCAAATACCTGGGTGATTCTGACAAGGCCGACTGGGTTGCGCAGGGCGAGCCTGTTGTCTTCAAGGACAACGTTCTTCTTACCATGCCCAAGGACAGTGTAGGTACTCTCCTGTCTTCCACCGTCTACATGTGGTATGGCAATGTCAAGGCTCGCTTCAAGACTAGCCGTGGCGCTGGTGTCATTACTGCTTTCATTCTTTTCTCTGATGTCAAGGACGAGATCGATTACGAATTTGTCGGCACTGAGCTCAGCGATGCCCAGACAAATTACTACTTTCAGGGAATCACCAACT ACGAGAACTCAGAAAACATTACGCTCTCTGACACCTTTGCCAACTACCATGACTACGAAATCCGATGGACCCCTGACAAGATCGAGTGGTGGGTCGATGGCAAGATGGGCCGAAGCCTGGACAAGAAAGATACCTGGAACGCTACCTCCAAGAACTTCATGTTCCCCCAGACTCCCTCTCGAGTCCAGCTCTCCCTCTGGCCCGGCGGTAAGGAGGGTAACGCAGAGGGTACCATAGCCTGGGCGGGTGGACCTATCGACTGGGACCATCCTGATATTCAGAAGAGCGGCTACTACTATTCTGCGTTCTCCGATGTCGAGATTGAGTGCTTTAAAACCAAGTCAGCTCCTGGTACCAACTCTGGAAAGAGTTACTGGTACAACAACGAGGTCGCTACCAACGACACTATTGTCGATGGTGACAAGAGACACACTATTGCTTCTCTGATGGCCACTGGTGAAGATATGGACaagggaaagaagaaggaagagaagaagaaggaggataAGAGCAAAGAcgacgacaaggacaaggacgacaaggacaaggacaaggacgacgatgaagacgacgacgacgagcctGCTACAATTCCTGGCGGCTCTAACGGTGCCCCCACAAATGATCACAGTGACGGAGACGATAGCAGCAGTGGCTCAGGCTCAAGCTCAGGCAGCGCCCCCAAGGGTAATCCTGAGGGTACAGATGACACTGAGCCTGCTGACACCACCAACTGTGATACCAGCAGCTTTAACCAAGAATGCGGCAAGTCAGGGTCTAGTAAGAGCAGCTCTGAGGATGGCGGTTCCAATGCTGGGTCAAGGAACGGCGCGAGTGCGTTGGCCATCATCATTGCAGGTGGTGCCCTGTTCTGGTTGTAA
- a CDS encoding hypothetical protein (SECRETED:SignalP(1-20)) has translation MKFTSTGLMASLAASASASALPQFARSSYPAPSASASSSPARILLGNSGHIYVADFTPKTGKFEISINEEIEGGNSWMAFAEPNLLYAVDENSNELRLFNLNLKTNQLNLTTKKTGSTGVVHLEFNSDKSRMVGAAYGNGTIDVWNTKDGGLELIKTIKSPGKLGPNKERQDTPHPHQANLDPSGRYFAVNDLGTDSVVLIDSKNDAFTAKNIPIEAGCGPRHGVFYPRGQDKATHYIIACELSNQALVYSVTYKANTLALKHYQSISTYGKDAPAKDIKKAAVGEIILSPSNKDVYISNRLSGQKTDSIARFTIAECGTLTYAETVSSGGLLPRMMSFSLTAKHIFVGNQDGTNGLVALKRGSDGKLVEKPVGSLPGSVFGEALFGPQYVQQIA, from the coding sequence ATGAAGTTCACTTCTACTGGCCTCATGGCCTCCCTCGCTGCTTCGGCTTCGGCTTCAGCCCTTCCCCAATTCGCTCGCAGCTCATACCCTGCCCCTTCGGCAtctgcctcttcttctcctgcCCGCATCCTCCTTGGAAACTCTGGTCACATCTACGTTGCCGACTTTACCCCCAAGACGGGCAAGTTCGAGATCAGCATTAACGAAGAGATTGAGGGTGGAAACTCGTGGATGGCCTTTGCCGAGCCCAACTTGCTCTATGCCGTCGATGAGAACTCGAATGAGCTGCGTCTCTTTAACCTGAACCTCAAGACCAACCAACTCAATCTTACGACTAAGAAGACTGGCAGCACTGGTGTTGTCCACCTCGAGTTCAACTCTGATAAAAGTCGCATGGTTGGTGCTGCTTACGGAAACGGTACCATTGATGTTTGGAACACAAAGGATGGTGGCCTGGAGCTCATAAAGACCATCAAGTCTCCTGGCAAGCTCGGCCCCAACAAGGAGCGTCAGGAtactcctcatcctcatcaggCCAACCTCGATCCTTCAGGCCGTTACTTCGCTGTCAACGATCTTGGCACCGACTCTGTCGTCCTTATCGACTCCAAGAACGACGCTTTCACAGCAAAGAACATCCCCATCGAGGCTGGCTGTGGTCCTCGTCACGGCGTCTTCTACCCTCGCGGCCAGGACAAGGCCACACATTACATCATCGCCTGTGAACTGAGCAACCAGGCTCTCGTCTACTCAGTCACCTACAAGGCCAACACCCTCGCTCTCAAGCACTACCAGTCCATTTCCACCTACGGCAAGGATGCTCCCGCCAAGGATATTAAGAAGGCTGCTGTTGGTGAGATCATCCTTAGTCCCAGCAACAAGGATGTCTACATCTCCAACCGTCTCTCCGGACAAAAGACTGACTCTATTGCTCGTTTCACCATTGCCGAGTGCGGAACTCTGACTTATGCTGAGACTGTTTCTTCTGGTGGTCTCCTGCCCCGTATGATGAGCTTCAGCTTGACTGCTAAGCACATCTTTGTCGGTAACCAGGATGGTACCAATGGCCTTGTCGCTCTGAAGCGTGGCTCTGATGGCAAGCTTGTTGAGAAGCCCGTCGGCAGCCTTCCTGGCTCTGTGTTTGGCGAAGCTCTATTCGGACCCCAGTACGTTCAGCAGATCGCCTAA
- a CDS encoding hypothetical protein (TransMembrane:1 (o35-58i)) produces the protein MKLLCSSCSSTGRYSTGHIKRQFSDNPSKNNDIKIGLIVGFTLAAFLAIVITFLYFYYGSARFTFRKKKKHHRTHHHHQHHHHRHGRHKSLSSGGSRHSDNSTAPPAPADDSPPPKDKPADG, from the coding sequence ATGAAGCTTCTCTGCAGTTCATGCAGTAGTACTGGCCGATACTCAACTGGGCATATCAAGAGACAGTTCTCTGATAATCCTTCCAAGAACAACGACATCAAGATTGGACTCATCGTTGGATTCACTCTCGCTGCCTTCTTGGCCATCGTCATTACCTTCTTGTACTTTTACTACGGTTCTGCGAGGTTTACTTttaggaagaagaagaaacatCACCGAacccatcatcaccaccagcatcaccaccaccgtcaTGGGAGGCATAAGTCACTCAGTAGTGGAGGGTCGAGACATTCTGACAACAGTACTGCTCCTCCTGCCCCTGCTGATGACTCTCCTCCGCCTAAGGATAAACCAGCGGATGGGTAA
- a CDS encoding hypothetical protein (TransMembrane:1 (o60-83i)): MPFINITHNELASYILNSANTSKLISTPSFSLSLQFLNSTEPLLPRRLHRLHRRDTSPGIVGIVVGLAILITILGAILFRWNWNHFKQAKSQKDQKQHKKQHYMHSHSHPHQRHHSHRRHRAVAHHDADLEENQQGYGSEQEEQTHPFRHRSDCQHFRLHHRQDPARDWTPQQPEPAFHPWGRHRQQVRIPNEMDAPQR, encoded by the exons ATGCCTTTCATCAATATCACACACAACGAACTAGCATCCTATATATTGAACTCAGCCAATACCAGCAAATTGATTTCAACACCGTCTTTCTCTCTATCACTCCAGTTTCTCAACAGCACTGAACCTCTTCTCCCGAGAAGACTTCACAGACTGCACCGTCGAGATACAAGTCCTGGAATTGTTGGAATAGTAGTCGGTCTAGCTATCTTGATCACCATCCTAGGAGCCATCTTGTTCAGATGGAACTGGAATCACTTTAAACAAGCAAAGTCTCAAAAGGACCAGAAGCAGCATAAGAAACAACACTACATGCATTCCCACagtcatcctcatcaacgCCATCACTCTCACAGGCGACATCGAGCAGTGGCTCACCACGACGCTGATCTCGAAGAGAACCAACAAGGCTACGGGTCCGAACAAGAGGAGCAAACCCACCCCTTCCGACACCGCTCAGACTGTCAGCATTTTAGACTTCATCACAGACAGGATCCTGCTCGCGATTGGACTCCGCAACAGCCTGAACCTGCATTTCATCCTTGGGGTCGACATCGACAACAGGTTCGCATACCGAATGAGATGGATGCGCCTCAG AGGTGA
- the RAD5 gene encoding DNA helicase rad5 (BUSCO:2593at5125) translates to MDPEPPTKRRRFFADPEEASSDPVAHDSSPLPPRKRFFKDEDETAPKTEQLKTITENSNDEPLELSSTNPSASQQDSSVTFDQETFEAFIGDKVSGDVLSAIRSNCGNNLERAVNMYFDGTYKKFVKKSSRPAKQTASSSQTPNVPSERKLPIQTSKRMPNERYIGAFGVEGWATRSGTNLLKHGDIVKIERQKRAPPPTKSKGKGGPVTPLKGFGASAKRQDVVVRFTTQNGIEVGRLAREAANWVSALIDEKICKFEGSVVYTPERLRTNDTIFLQLRCSLLSSAFFSRSFQLADDRSAAFFDQNETNDEKTLRMRQVALVKLFQEINLHPTLTNSATKDGRKGLLQAAEQDEEKQKETKISNGNRNSNTREVSSSQSSDTEEGEELEQDQLDALYKKAQSFDFNTPEAEPADTFAMTLRKYQKQALHWMMAKEKDEKSHREPSMHPLWEEYDWPLKDVDENDLSQTEGQSKFYVNPYSGDLSLDFPVQEQHCLGGILADEMGLGKTIQMLSLVHTHRSEIALEARRSAVARSNVNQLTRLGKNSESVLDAPCTTLVVAPMSLLSQWQSEAGKASKDGTMKTELYYGNEKSSNLQALCCASNAANAPDVVITSYGVVLSEFSSLAARNGDKSFHNGLFSLRFFRIIIDEAHHIKNRSSKTAKACYEISATHRWALTGTPIVNKLEDLFSLVRFLGVEPWNNFSFWRTFITVPFESGDFMRALDVVQTVLEPLVLRRTKDMKTPDGEPLVLLPPKQIEIVNVELSETERDVYNYIFNKAKRTFSQNVEAGTVMKAFTTIFAQILRLRQSCCHPVLVRNRDIVADEVEAGAAADAVAGLADDMDLESLITSFTAVTDKASKESNQTFGAHALEQIRDEAENECPLCFEDPMNDQTVTGCWHSACKKCLIDYIKHQTSKAEVPRCFSCREPINKRDLFEVVRHDEDPDMMSKKPKISLQRIGVNASSAKVVALMSELRALRREHPKMKSVVFSQFTSFLSLIEPALTRANIKFLRLDGSMAQKARAAVLDEFTERKGFTILLLSLRAGGVGLNLTSAGRVFMMDPWWSFAVEAQAIDRVHRMGQESEVQVKRFVVKESVEERMLKVQERKKFIATSLGMMNDEEKKLQRIEDIKELLS, encoded by the exons ATGGATCCTGAACCTCCCACCAAAAGACGGAGGTTTTTCGCCGACCCCGAAGAAGCTTCATCAGACCCAGTTGCTCATGACAGCTCCCCGTTACCACCACGAAAACGCTTCTtcaaagatgaagacgagacAGCTCCAAAAACCGAACAATTAAAAACGATAACCGAGAACTCGAATGATGAGCCACTGGAATTATCCTCCACGAACCCTTCAGCTTCCCAGCAGGATTCATCTGTAACCTTCGACCAGGAGACATTCGAGGCTTTCATTGGCGACAAGGTCTCAGGGGATGTCCTCTCTGCAATCAGAAGTAATTGCGGAAATAATCTCGAGAGAGCTGTGAACATGTATTTTGATGGAACATATAAAAAGTTTGTGAAGAAATCATCACGACCAGCAAAACAGACCGCCAGCTCGAGTCAGACCCCGAATGTCCCTAGCGAGCGAAAACTACCCATCCAAACATCTAAAAGAATGCCAAACGAACGATACATAGGAGCTTTCGGAGTTGAGGGGTGGGCGACACGAAGTGGGACAAATTTACTTAAACATGGCGACATTGTTAAGATCGAGCGGCAAAAGCGAGCACCTCCGCCTACGAAATCCAAAGGGAAAGGTGGACCTGTCACTCCATTGAAAGGCTTTGGGGCTTCTGCGAAGCGACAGGACGTTGTTGTGCGCTTTACTACCCAAAACGGCATAGAAGTCGGACGACTGGCAAGAGAGGCAGCGAACTGGGTCTCAGCTCTGATTGACGAGAAAATATGCAAATTTGAGGGAAGTGTCGTATATACCCCCGAACGACTTCGAACAAACGATACGATATTTCTTCAGTTGCGCTGTTCGTTACTCAGCTCTGCTTTCTTTAGCCGATCTTTCCAGCTTGCGGACGATCGGTCAGCTGCCTTCTTTGATCAAAACGAAACAAATGATGAAAAAACACTAAGGATGAGACAAGTAGCATTGGTGAAGTTATTCCAAGAGATCAACCTTCATCCTACCTTGACGAATTCTGCTACGAAAGATGGCCGCAAGGGGCTGCTCCAGGCTGCTGAACAAGACGAAGAGAAGCAGAAGGAAACTAAAATATCGAACGGGAACAGAAATAGCAACACCAGGGAAGTAAGCTCGTCTCAATCATCCGATAcagaagaaggagaggaGTTGGAACAGGATCAGCTCGATGCGCTTTACAAAAAGGCTCAATCGTTCGACTTTAACACCCCAGAAGCGGAACCAGCAGACACATTTGCCATGACACTTCGTAAATATCAGAAGCAAGCGCTACATTGGATGATGGCTAAAGAGAAGGACGAAAAGAGTCACCGAGAGCCATCAATGCACCCACTGTGGGAAGAGTACGATTGGCCATTGAAGGATGTAGACGAGAACGACTTGTCGCAAACTGAGGGGCAGTCTAAGTTCTACGTCAACCCCTACTCTGGCGACCTTTCGCTTGACTTTCCAGTGCAGGAACAGCACTGCCTCGGCGGTATACTTGCCGATGAAATGGGTCTCGGTAAAACAATTCAGATGCTGAGCTTGGTTCATACGCATAGATCCGAAATCGCTCTTGAAGCTCGCCGATCAGCTGTCGCACGCTCAAACGTGAACCAACTTACAAGACTAGGCAAGAACTCAGAGTCGGTTCTTGACGCGCCATGTACAACGTTGGTGGTTGCACCCATGTCGCTGCTGTCCCAATGGCAGAGCGAAGCCGGAAAGGCTTCCAAGGATGGAACGATGAAAACCGAGCTATACTATGGTAACGAAAAGTCAAGTAACCTGCAGGCACTCTGCTGTGCATCCAATGCGGCCAATGCTCCGGACGTGGTTATCACTAGTTACGGTGTTGTTCTGTCCGAATTTAGTAGCTTGGCTGCTAGGAATGGGGACAAGAGTTTTCACAACGGACTCTTCTCACTAAGATTCTTTCGCATTATCATCGACGAAGCACACCATATCAAGAATAGGTCATCCAAGACAGCAAAAGCGTGCTACGAGATTTCGGCCACCCATCGATGGGCCCTGACCGGAACTCCCATCGTAAACAAGTTGGAAGATTTGTTCAGCCTTGTCAGGTTCTTGGGGGTGGAACCTTGGAACAACTTTTCTTTCTGGCGAACATTCATTACTGTACCTTTTGAATCTGGAGACTTCATGCGAGCTTTGGATGTCGTACAGACGGTTTTAGAGCCTCTTGTGCTTCGACGTACAAAGGACATGAAAACGCCCGACGGCGAACCGCTTGTGCTCCTGCCACCAAAGCAAATTGAGATCGTCAATGTGGAACTCTCGGAGACGGAGCGAGACGTCTACAATTACATCTTCAATAAGGCGAAACGAACATTCTCTCAGAACGTCGAGGCGGGGACTGTGATGAAGGCTTTCACTACCATCTTTGCCCAAAttctgcgtcttcggcagtCATGCTGCCATCCCGTCCTTGTTCGCAACCGTGACATTGTGGCAGATGAAGTAGAAGCCGGAGCGGCTGCTGATGCAGTGGCGGGACTTGCAGATGATATGGATCTTGAGTCGCTCATCACTTCGTTCACTGCAGTAACAGATAAAGCATCAAAAGAGTCCAATCAGACCTTTGGAGCTCATGCACTGGAGCAAATTCGTGATGAAGCTGAGAATGAGTGTCCTTTATGTTTCGAGGATCCAATGAACGATCAGACCGTGACTGGTTGTTGGCATTCGGCGTGCAAGAAGTGCTTGATTGATTATATCAAACATCAGACTAGCAAGGCAGAAGTACCCCGATGCTTCAGCTGTCGCGAGCCGATAAACAAACGAGATCTGTTTGAGGTTGTCCGTCACGATGAAGATCCTGATATGATGTCGAAGAAGCCCAAGATCAGCCTACAGCGAATTGGTGTCAATGCTTCTTCTGCAAAGGTGGTTGCGCTAATGTCTGAGCTGCGAGCTCTAAGGCGGGAACATCCCAAAATGAAGTCGGTGGTATTTTCTCAGTTCACATCTTTCCTCAGCCTTATTGAGCCTGCGCTCACACGTGCAAACATCAAGTTTCTTCGGCTAGATGGATCGATGGCTCAGAAAGCTCGAGCCGCTGTACTTGATGAGTTcacagaaagaaaaggattcACAATACTTTTGCTCAGCTTGCGCGCTGGCGGTGTCGGGCTGAACTTGACGAGCGCTGGACGAGTATTTATGATGGATCCCTGGTGGAGCTTCGCCGTCGAGGCTCAGGCCATCGATCGGGTGCACAGAATGGGCCAAGAGTCGGAAGTACAGGTGAAGAGATTTGTGGTTAAGGAAAGTGTAGAAGAGCGGATGCTAAAGGTCCAAGAGCGTAAAAAGTTCAT TGCAACTTCCTTGGGCATGATGAacgatgaagagaagaagctccAGCGTATCGAAGACATCAAGGAGCTGCTGAGCTAA
- a CDS encoding hypothetical protein (BUSCO:41443at5125): MPPPSANQQKVLIAQFVSLTGQTERQATRYLKNAGFKLNEAVDAYFASSGDNKGPSPLETKLDALFDQLQDTNDEKDKLELESTMSYLTDKLKVSIENAELLVALELLQAPAVGIITRRGYVDGWKVTGAGTTHQEHAAHLRKLIKSLSFDQALFKKVYRHAFVAGRETDQKALSLENAFVYWEILFTPPGMEWKTSNHDWLQLWKDFLKAKWTRSVNKDMWNMTLEFALKSLSDESLSFWNEDGAWPSVIDDFVEWCREKGIAKADGMDVDQ, translated from the exons ATGCCTCCACCATCTGCAAACCAGCAGAAGGTCCTCATCGCCCAGTTCGTATCTCTGACTGGCCAAACAGAGCGACAAGCCACCCGT TACCTCAAGAATGCTGGTTTTAAGCTCAACGAAGCAGTCGATGC ATACTTTGCCTCCAGCGGAGACAACAAAGGACCATCACCATTGGAGACGAAGCTCGATGCGTTGTTTGACCAATTGCAAG ATACCAACGATGAAAAGGACAAGTTGGAACTTGAATCTACAATGTCCTATCTCACCGATAAGCTGAAGGTCAGCATTGAAAACGCTGAGCTCCTTGTCGCCCTTGAACTTCTTCAGGCTCCCGCGGTTGGAATAATCACCAGAAGAGGCTACGTTGATGGATGGAAAGTGACCGG AGCTGGGACAACACACCAGGAGCATGCTGCCCACCTTCGGAAACTAATCAAGTCTCTTTCTTTTGATCAAGCACTTTTCAAGAAGGTTTACAGGCATGCCTTCGTTGCTGGCAGAGAGACTGATCAGAAAGCCCTCAGCCTCGAAAACGCTTTCGTATACTGGGAGATTCTGTTCACACCTCCGGGCATGGAATGGAAGACGTCGAACCACGACTGGCTTCAACTGTGGAAGGATTTTCTCAAAGCCAAATGGACCCGTTCAGTTAACAAGGACATGTGGAACATGACTCTTGAATTTGCTCTCAAATCACTGTCTGATGAGTCGCTATCATTCTGGAACGAGGATGGCGCCTGGCCCAGTGTCATTGACGACTTCGTGGAATGGTGTCGCGAAAAGGGCATCGCTAAGGCCGATGGCATGGACGTCGACCAATAG